In the genome of Helicobacter colisuis, one region contains:
- the fliI gene encoding flagellar protein export ATPase FliI, translated as MSLANLRERLNSLNLSPTFGLITKVEQGFLSANGLSPSLGDIVRVVSENSNTIGMVTTLESGSFKITPFSFVEGIKVGDKVYLNTKGLQIPVGLELLGRVINPLGEPIDGKGELRVEGLMPIIRQPIAAMKRGMIDEIFSVGVKSIDGLLTCGKGQKLGIFAGSGVGKSTLMGMIVRGAQAKIKVIALIGERGREVPEFVEKNLGGDLTNTVLIVATSDDSPLMRKYGAFAAMSVAEYFKAKGEDVLFMMDSVTRFAMAQREIGLALGEPPTTKGYPPSVLTLLPQLMERAGKEEGKGSITAYFTVLVEGDDMSDPIADQSRSILDGHIVLDRSLTDFGIYPPINILNSASRLMNDIAQKEHILAARKFRRLYSILKENEVLIRIGAYQAGSDKEMDEAIAKKADMEDYLRQSYDEVWDYQESTRRLIELMQ; from the coding sequence ATGTCTTTAGCAAATCTTAGAGAGCGCCTTAATAGCTTGAATCTTTCCCCAACTTTTGGGTTAATTACCAAAGTAGAACAGGGATTTTTATCGGCTAATGGACTTTCTCCTAGTCTTGGCGATATTGTTCGCGTTGTCAGTGAAAACTCAAATACCATAGGAATGGTTACAACTTTAGAGAGTGGTAGTTTTAAAATCACGCCCTTTTCTTTTGTGGAGGGAATAAAGGTTGGTGATAAAGTTTATTTAAATACAAAAGGTTTGCAGATTCCTGTGGGTTTGGAGCTTTTGGGTAGAGTAATTAATCCGCTAGGAGAGCCTATTGATGGCAAGGGAGAGCTTAGAGTTGAAGGGTTAATGCCTATTATTAGACAGCCTATAGCTGCAATGAAGCGTGGAATGATTGATGAGATTTTTAGTGTTGGTGTGAAAAGCATTGATGGACTTTTAACTTGTGGTAAGGGACAAAAGCTAGGAATCTTTGCAGGAAGTGGAGTGGGAAAATCTACGCTAATGGGAATGATTGTGAGAGGCGCACAGGCAAAAATAAAAGTCATTGCCCTAATTGGCGAGAGAGGCAGGGAAGTGCCAGAGTTTGTGGAGAAAAATCTTGGTGGAGATTTGACTAATACTGTTTTGATTGTTGCAACAAGCGATGATTCACCGCTTATGCGAAAATATGGTGCATTTGCTGCAATGAGTGTGGCAGAATACTTCAAAGCCAAAGGCGAAGATGTGCTTTTTATGATGGATTCTGTAACGCGTTTTGCAATGGCGCAAAGAGAAATTGGACTAGCATTAGGCGAACCACCTACAACCAAAGGCTATCCCCCTTCTGTTTTAACGCTTTTGCCACAATTAATGGAGCGCGCTGGAAAAGAAGAAGGCAAGGGTTCTATTACTGCATATTTTACCGTTTTGGTTGAAGGTGATGATATGAGTGATCCTATTGCAGATCAAAGCCGAAGTATTTTAGATGGACATATTGTATTAGATAGAAGCTTGACTGATTTTGGGATTTACCCACCTATTAATATTTTAAATTCTGCTTCAAGGCTTATGAATGATATTGCACAAAAAGAGCATATTTTAGCCGCAAGAAAATTTCGCAGATTATATTCAATTCTAAAAGAAAATGAAGTTTTAATTAGAATTGGCGCTTATCAGGCAGGGAGCGATAAGGAAATGGATGAAGCTATTGCTAAAAAAGCGGATATGGAGGATTATTTGCGACAGAGTTATGATGAGGTTTGGGATTATCAAGAAAGCACAAGACGGCTTATTGAGCTTATGCAATAA
- the trxA gene encoding thioredoxin gives MAGYIELTEQNFDETIKDGVVMVDFWAPWCGPCRMIAPVIDKLAAEYQGKAKICKVNTDEQQELAAKFGIRSIPTIFFYKNGEKVDEMIGAATEAGFKDKLDSLL, from the coding sequence ATGGCTGGTTATATTGAATTAACAGAGCAAAATTTTGATGAGACAATCAAAGATGGTGTAGTAATGGTGGATTTTTGGGCACCTTGGTGTGGTCCTTGCAGAATGATTGCCCCAGTAATTGATAAACTTGCAGCAGAATATCAAGGAAAAGCAAAAATATGCAAAGTTAATACAGATGAGCAACAAGAATTAGCAGCAAAATTTGGAATTCGTTCTATTCCTACAATCTTTTTCTATAAAAATGGTGAAAAAGTTGATGAAATGATTGGAGCTGCTACTGAAGCTGGTTTCAAAGACAAGCTTGATAGTTTGCTCTAA